In Arachis hypogaea cultivar Tifrunner chromosome 17, arahy.Tifrunner.gnm2.J5K5, whole genome shotgun sequence, a single window of DNA contains:
- the LOC112763684 gene encoding uncharacterized protein encodes MYQYESEELCSPPATDDENEPVFPQHNPNTPYGKITLELNMEFETMEQFKAAVQKYNIQIRRQVFYLRNEKKRCRVICYDPDCPWLCYCARTNYPASFQIKTFVDEHTCPRSNKSKSVSCAWVAEELVPNLRIHPNMLHREAQEWFKVEYDISVNERMMYRAMDKAKEVIEGTEKDQYLRLRDYLNEIMKANPGSRANMGTTPQPEGLPKFRNLYICLAACKNDFRAGCRPFIVLDGTFLKGYFGGQLLTAVGQDANNQLFPIAYGVVDAETRENWRFFLEELHTDIGDFNENGWVFMSDQQKGLIPALQDVMPGVKHRFCCMHMWRNLNKRWKDKELKATFWQCAKATTDQEFNDAMGAVKRINKQAWEYLSKFEQEQWSRSRFSDWPKVDSLTSNNCESFNSTIVGLRGKSILTMLEELRFYIMKTMATHKDSLMAYTGQIALVQVSRLEKEKRQANYWEAQWCGDDEHNQFEVTKWQHRVRVNTRERTCSCRKWQLTGLPCCHGIAAIQRKNEKPEDYVHHKLTIEAYNRTYMFHINSIPSQEYWEHHEGLPCLPPPYKRPIGRPTKKRRKDSTEQSSGSQYKAKRRYGQITCQTCKRAGYNSRTCPDKGSGTVAEEPDLDEDEAREQEAN; translated from the exons ATGTACCAATATGAATCTGAAGAACTCTGTAGCCCCCCTGCAACTGATGACGAAAACGAACCTGTATTTCCTCAACATAATCCCAACACGCCATATGGAAAAATAACTCTGGAGTTGAATATGGAGTTTGAGACCATGGAGCAGTTCAAAGCAGCAGTGCAGAAGTACAACATACAAATTAGGAGACAGGTGTTCTACCTTAGGAATGAGAAGAAGAGGTGTAGGGTGATCTGCTATGATCCAGACTGCCCTTGGTTGTGCTACTGTGCCAGGACCAACTACCCAGCATCCTTTCAGATAAAGACATTTGTGGACGAGCATACGTGCCCCAGGAGTAACAAGAGTAAATCTGTTTCATGTGCTTGGGTTGCTGAGGAACTGGTCCCAAATCTGAGGATCCATCCCAACATGCTGCATAGAGAGGCACAGGAATGGTTTAAAGTGGAGTATGACATCTCAGTCAACGAGAGGATGATGTATAGGGCTATGGACAAAGCCAAGGAAGTTATCGAGGGAACAGAGAAAGATCAATACCTAAGGCTCAGAGACTACCTTAACGAAATCATGAAGGCTAATCCTGGTTCAAGAGCCAACATGGGGACTACTCCACAGCCAGAGGGGTTGCCTAAGTTTAGAAACTTGTACATCTGTTTGGCTGCTTGCAAAAATGACTTTAGAGCAGGGTGTAGGCCATTTATTGTTTTGGATGGGACGTTTTTGAAAGGGTATTTTGGAGGGCAATTACTAACAGCAGTTGGTCAGGACGCGAACAATCAGCTGTTTCCAATAGCGTATGGGGTTGTTGATGCAGAAACTAGGGAAAATTGGAGATTCTTTCTGGAGGAGTTGCACACAGACATTGGGGACTTCAATGAGAATGGCTGGGTTTTTATGTCAGACCAGCAAAAG GGTTTAATCCCAGCATTACAGGACGTCATGCCAGGGGTGAAGCACAGATTCTGTTGTATGCATATGTGGAGAAATCTGAACAAGAGATGGAAGGATAAGGAACTTAAGGCAACATTTTGGCAATGTGCAAAGGCAACTACTGATCAGGAATTTAATGATGCAATGGGAGCTGTGAAACGGATCAACAAACAGGCCTGGGAGTATTTGTCAAAATTTGAACAAGAACAGTGGTCGAGATCAAGGTTTTCAGACTGGCCAAAGGTAGACAGTTTGACAAGCAACAACTGTGAGTCATTTAACTCAACAATCGTGGGACTTCGGGGGAAGAGCATCTTGACAATGCTTGAGGAGCTTAGGTTCTACATCATGAAGACAATGGCAACTCACAAAGACTCACTGATGGCTTATACTGGACAAATAGCCCTTGTACAAGTCAGTAGgttagagaaagaaaaaagacaaGCCAATTACTGGGAAGCACAATGGTGTGGTGATGATGAGCACAATCAGTTTGAAGTAACAAAATGGCAGCATAGAGTGAGAGTCAATACACGAGAGAGGACATGCTCATGCAGAAAATGGCAGCTCACTGGACTACCATGCTGTCATGGAATTGCAGCAATTcaaagaaagaatgagaaaccTGAAGATTATGTCCATCACAAGCTCACTATCGAGGCTTATAATAGGACTTATATGTTTCACATTAATAGCATACCGAGTCAGGAGTACTGGGAGCATCACGAAGGGCTGCCATGTCTGCCCCCTCCATACAAGAGGCCTATTGGCAGACCtacaaagaagagaagaaaggataGCACTGAGCAAAGTTCTGGCAGCCAATACAAGGCCAAGAGAAGATATGGACAGATAACATGCCAAACCTGCAAAAGG